The sequence CCCTCCGGTCTTTTCAGAAGGATATTCTTATAGAAGGTTATATAGAAGGGAAAGATTAGCATGTTTACGGGAATTATTGAGGAAATTGGGAAAATCAAAAGCATTAAGAAAAGCGGTGATGGAGCCAGCATTGTCATTGAAGCTAGAAAGGTTTTAGAAGATGTAAAGCTGGGTGATAGTATTGCCGTCAATGGAGTATGTCTGACAGTTAACCATTTTAACCATAACAGTTTTACAGTAGATGTGATGGCAGAAACCATGAGGAGAAGTAATTTAAAAAATCTTAAAGCGGGTGATCTAGTTAACCTGGAAAGGGCAGTAGCAGTTGGAGCACGACTGGGAGGACATCTTGTAAGCGGGCATATTGACGATGTAGGGATAATTCGTCAGTATGAAAAGGAGGATAATGCCGTATGGGTGACTATTGAACCTCCTCCTCAATTGTTAAAATACATTATTCATAAAGGTTCTATTGCCGTAGATGGAATTAGTTTGACAGTGGCATATGTAGATGACCGGATTTTCAAGGTATCTATTATTCCCCACACAAGGGACGAAACAACCTTGATTGATAAAGGAGTTGGGCAACTGGTGAATCTTGAATGTGATATGATTGGAAAATATATAGAAAAGCTTATAAAAACAGGTATGGAAGAAAAACAGGGAAAAAAAGGAATAACAATGGAGTTTCTTGCCCAATATGGTTTTGATCGATAGGGAAGGAGGATGAAGATGAAGTTTCAATTTAATACAATTGAAGAGGCTATTGAAGACATCAAACGGGGAAGGATGATTGTAGTTGTTGATGATGAAGACCGTGAAAATGAAGGAGATCTGGTTGCAGCTGCCGAATTGGTAACTTCTGATATTATCAATTTTATGGCAAAATATGGGAGAGGCCTGATTTGCCTCACCATAACGGAAGAGCGAGTGATTGAACTGGATTTGCCCCAGATGGTTTCACAGAATACCGATGAACATGGGACTGCCTTTACCGTTTCCATTGATGCTGTAGAAACAACCACCGGTATTTCTGCCCCAGAAAGGGCTCTAACCATTAGAAAAGCCGTTTCCCCTGACGCAAAACCTAATGACTTCAAACGACCAGGACATGTTTTCCCCCTTGCCGCCAAAAAGGGTGGTGTATTAACAAGGGCTGGACATACTGAAGCATCAGTGGATCTGGCAAGACTGGCAGGATTATATCCGGCCGGAGTTATCTGTGAGATTATGAATGAAGATGGGACGATGGCCAGGGTTCCGGAATTGATGGAATTTGTAAAAAAGCACCAACTAAAAATTATTACGATTGCTGACCTTATTGCTTATCGAAGGAAAACGGAGCGGATTATCCGAAGAGTTGCGGAAGCCAACATGCCTACTAAATATGGAGATTTTAAGATTTTTGGCTACGAAAATACTTTGAATAATGAACACCATATAGCACTGGTAAAGGGTAAGGTAGAAGGAGAAGAACCTGTACTGGTGCGGGTACATTCCGAATGCTTGACCGGGGATGCCTTTGGATCCCTTCGATGCGACTGTGGAGATCAGCTGGCAGCTGCCATGAAAAAAATTGAAAAGGAAGGAAAAGGGATTATCCTTTATATGAGACAAGAAGGGCGTGGCATTGGATTAATTAACAAGCTGCGGGCATACGCCCTCCAAGATCAAGGATATGATACAGTTGAGGCTAACTTGGCTCTAGGATTTCCTGAGGATATGAGGGATTATGGGATAGGGGTGCAAATCCTGAAAGACCTGGGAGTGCATAAAATCAAACTGATGACTAATAACCCAAGAAAACTGGTGGGATTATCTGGATACGGTCTTGAGATTGTAGAGAGGATTCCTATTCAAATAAATCATAATGAAAGAAATAGAGATTATTTAAAAACTAAAAAAAGAAAACTAGGACATATGCTAGAGTTTAAGAAGGAGGAAAGAAAATGAAAATGTATGAAGGCAAATTAATTGCAGAGGGATTGAAATTTGGAATTGTTGTGGCTAGATTTAATGAATTTATTGGCAGCAAATTATTGTCAGGAGCACTGGATGCTATTAAGAGGCATGGTGGTGTAGAAGAGAATATTGAAATAGCATGGGTACCTGGAGCTTTTGAAATTCCTCTAGTTGCTAAAAAAATGGCTAAATCTGGTAAATATGATGCGGTAATTTGTCTAGGGGCAGTTATTCGAGGAGCAACACCCCATTTTGACTATGTCTCCAATGAAGTGAGTAAGGGTATTGCCCTAGTGGGATTAGAAACAGAAGTGCCTACCGTTTTTGGAGTATTAACCACCGATACCATTGAACAAGCCATTGAGAGGGCTGGCACCAAGGCCGGAAATAAAGGTTTTGATGTAGCTGTTACTGCCATAGAAATGGCCAATTTAATAAGGGAATTATAAAAAGGAAACTAGCTAAGAGAGAGGAAGCAACTAGGTCTAAACAGTATATTGACATGAACCATCATATTTTTAAACTTTACAATTTTAAGATAAAATATTATAATTATAACATAAAGAACTGAATATGCAGGCTAGGGGTGCCATTTGGCTGAGAAGGAGCAATCCTAACCCTTTGAACCTGATGTGGTTAGTACCACCGTAGGGAAGCTGTGCCTGAAGATGATTGAAACCTGATTAAAAAGAGCTTACCCTAGGGTAAGCCCTTTTTAATTTTTTAAACTATTTATTAATCTGGCTTAAGGGAGTGGTCCATTGAATAAGATCTATAGGATAATTGATGTAAATATTAATCGCGTTTCAGAAGGGTTACGGGTATTAGAAGATTTAACTCGTTTTTACTATGAAGAACCTCAAATAACGGAAAAGATTAGAAAAATAAGGCATTGCGTTAGAAAAACTGTAAAGGATTTAAACCCGGAGTTTTTGAATCAAAGGGATGCAGAGGATGATTTAGGGTTTGAGATATCACAAACAACTAATTTGGATAATAAGACAAATATAAAGGAGCTAATAACCGCAAATTTTAAGAGGGTTCAGGAAGGCCTGAGAGTTATAGAAGAGACTCTAAAAATAGCAGGGTACTATGAAATGGCCAAGATTTACGAAACCTGTAGATATGATTCCTATACTGCCGAAAAAATTTATTTCAATACCTTCAATAGAATTGCAAAAAGGAAACTGCCGGAAAGTAATTTATATTGTATTATTGCAGAAAAGTATTCAAAAGGTCGAAGCAATATAGAAATAGTGCGGCAGATAATAGAAGCTGGGGTTAAAATAATCCAGTATAGAGAAAGGAACAAAAAGAAGCTGTATAAGTATAAAGAGTGCGAAAAAATAAGGGAATTAACCAGACAGGCCGGGGTCACCTTTATTGTAAATGGTGATATTGATATTGCGATTCTTGTCCAGGCCGATGGTGTGCATATCGACCAGAAAGATTTGCCTGTCGAAAAAGTAAGGGAATTAACAGGGAATGAAATGATTATCGGTCTTTCTACTCACTCCCGGCAGCAGGCACAGGATGCTTTTGAAAAAGGAGCAGACTATATATGGGCTGGACCTTTATTTAAAACGAACTGCAAAGGTGATATATGGGATCCTGCCGGATTGGAATATTTAAAATATG is a genomic window of Koleobacter methoxysyntrophicus containing:
- the ribE gene encoding 6,7-dimethyl-8-ribityllumazine synthase; this encodes MKMYEGKLIAEGLKFGIVVARFNEFIGSKLLSGALDAIKRHGGVEENIEIAWVPGAFEIPLVAKKMAKSGKYDAVICLGAVIRGATPHFDYVSNEVSKGIALVGLETEVPTVFGVLTTDTIEQAIERAGTKAGNKGFDVAVTAIEMANLIREL
- the thiE gene encoding thiamine phosphate synthase, which produces MNKIYRIIDVNINRVSEGLRVLEDLTRFYYEEPQITEKIRKIRHCVRKTVKDLNPEFLNQRDAEDDLGFEISQTTNLDNKTNIKELITANFKRVQEGLRVIEETLKIAGYYEMAKIYETCRYDSYTAEKIYFNTFNRIAKRKLPESNLYCIIAEKYSKGRSNIEIVRQIIEAGVKIIQYRERNKKKLYKYKECEKIRELTRQAGVTFIVNGDIDIAILVQADGVHIDQKDLPVEKVRELTGNEMIIGLSTHSRQQAQDAFEKGADYIWAGPLFKTNCKGDIWDPAGLEYLKYVVNNVNIPFVAVGGIREHNVAQVFRLGAKCIAMATEIAGADDIKQKVNNIRAIIRNISDEGELK
- a CDS encoding bifunctional 3,4-dihydroxy-2-butanone-4-phosphate synthase/GTP cyclohydrolase II; translated protein: MKFQFNTIEEAIEDIKRGRMIVVVDDEDRENEGDLVAAAELVTSDIINFMAKYGRGLICLTITEERVIELDLPQMVSQNTDEHGTAFTVSIDAVETTTGISAPERALTIRKAVSPDAKPNDFKRPGHVFPLAAKKGGVLTRAGHTEASVDLARLAGLYPAGVICEIMNEDGTMARVPELMEFVKKHQLKIITIADLIAYRRKTERIIRRVAEANMPTKYGDFKIFGYENTLNNEHHIALVKGKVEGEEPVLVRVHSECLTGDAFGSLRCDCGDQLAAAMKKIEKEGKGIILYMRQEGRGIGLINKLRAYALQDQGYDTVEANLALGFPEDMRDYGIGVQILKDLGVHKIKLMTNNPRKLVGLSGYGLEIVERIPIQINHNERNRDYLKTKKRKLGHMLEFKKEERK
- the ribE gene encoding riboflavin synthase; this translates as MFTGIIEEIGKIKSIKKSGDGASIVIEARKVLEDVKLGDSIAVNGVCLTVNHFNHNSFTVDVMAETMRRSNLKNLKAGDLVNLERAVAVGARLGGHLVSGHIDDVGIIRQYEKEDNAVWVTIEPPPQLLKYIIHKGSIAVDGISLTVAYVDDRIFKVSIIPHTRDETTLIDKGVGQLVNLECDMIGKYIEKLIKTGMEEKQGKKGITMEFLAQYGFDR